The Meiothermus ruber DSM 1279 genome includes the window AGTGCATGATCTTGGCTTGGGGGCCCGCGAGGCCGGTTGGGCCACCTCGGCCTTTGCGGGGGGTGTGCTGGCTGCAACGTTGCTGCTGGCCAGGTTTTCTACACCAAGACATCTCTATCCGGTGGGGATATCGGTGCTGGTGCTGGGCCTCGGAACGGTGATAACCGGTGCTGTGGGCTATCCATACCTGCTGGTGGGCTCGTTTTTGGCAGGTGGAGGCACCATCGCGCTCGGGCTATACGCACGCACACTCATGCAAACACTGGCCGGGCCCTCAACCCTCGGAAAGTCGCTGGCGCTGCAAAGAACCCTGCGTATGTCGCTCCGACCCCTGGGTTTGGTTCTTGCGGGTGTGGGTGCAGAGCTATTCGGCTCACGCGCCGCGATTGCTTTTTTGGGTTTCTACCTTTTGATTGTGGGCTCCGCGGGTTTGTGGTTTGTACGCAAAACCTAATGGAGACAAGGAAATGTTCAACGGAAAAGCTATTAGAATTTGTGCTGGTAATCCTGGCTTTTCAGCCCTTGCTAGTGGTAGCCCTCCTGGTTGCGCTCATCCCCGCCCTGCTGGTGGCTCGGGACTCCGGCCACATCACCTTTGCCTCCTACGATATGACCACGGCAGATGGCCGACGGGCCGCCTACTTCGACGGCCTCCTGATGTCCGATGCTGCGGCCAAGGAGCTGCGGCTGTTCGACCTGGCGCCCTGGCTGCTGGCCCAGCGCCAGGCCTATGCCCAGCGGGTCATTGAGCGGCGGTTACAGGCGGCTTGGGCCACTAGCAAGGGGTTTGTAATGGCGGCAGTGGTATCGGCCGGGGCGCAGTACCTGGCCCTGGCCTTTGTGGCTTACCAGGCGGTCACCGGGCGCATCACCCTGGGCGACTTTACGATGCTGGCTACGGCGCTGGTGGTGGTGCGGCAGAACCTTTCTCAGGCGCTGGCTAACCTGGGGGAGCTGTTGGAGAACTCGCTATTTTTTGGTGACCTCGAGCGCTTCTTCAACTTCAGACCGAAGATCGCCACACCGTCCGCGCCTCGGCCCTTGCCGAGCATCGAAGGGTACGAATTTACTTTCGAGCATGTGGCCTTTACCTACACCGGCGCCCCAAGTCCAGTCTTCCAGAACCTGTCGTTTGAGCTGCGGGCTGGGGAGGCCACGGCCCTGGTGGGGGTGAACGGGGCTGGTAAAACCACCATCGTGAAGCTGCTGACCCGGCTTTACGAGCCGGAGCGGGGCCGCATCCTGCTCAACGGGGTGGACATCCGTGAGTTTCCGCTCGAGGACTACCGGGCTATTTTTGGGGTGATCCTGCAGGACTTCGTGCGCTACCACCTCACCGCCCGAGAAAACATCCAGGTGGCTAAAGTTTCGGCGCCGCCCGACCTGGGTAGGCTCGAGGAGGCGGCCCGGCAGGCCAGGGCCGATGAGGTTATAAAAAGCCTGCCCCTGGGCTGGGAGACCATGCTGGGGCGGCAGTTCGACGAACAAGGGCAGGCGCTCTCCGGCGGGCAGTGGCAGCGAATAGCGCTGGCTCGGGCCTCTACCGGGACGCCCCGGTCTTGATCCTGGACGAGCCCACCGCTGCCCTGGACGCTAAGGCCGAGGCCGAGCTCTTCCAGGCCTACCGCGAGCTGACCCGTGGGAAGACCAGCCTGCTCATCACCCACCGGCTCAATACTGTCCGCATGGCCGACCGCATTTTGGTGCTCGAGGGCGGCCAGATTGTGGAGGACGGTTCGCACCACGAGCTAATACAGAAACGGGGGCACTACTACGAACTGTTTACTACGCAGGCCGCGACCTATGGCGCGGAGGTAAACAGGCCGTAGGTACGGAGGATGCTTGCGGTTTGCAAGCCTGCCGGATTGAGTATGACTGAACAGAAATCCCCTCCGGCTGCGACGACTTGCGGATTATAGTAGGCCGCGTGGGGTTGAGTGGGTTTTTCTCAAAGAGAATAATACCATCC containing:
- a CDS encoding ATP-binding cassette domain-containing protein — translated: MLVILAFQPLLVVALLVALIPALLVARDSGHITFASYDMTTADGRRAAYFDGLLMSDAAAKELRLFDLAPWLLAQRQAYAQRVIERRLQAAWATSKGFVMAAVVSAGAQYLALAFVAYQAVTGRITLGDFTMLATALVVVRQNLSQALANLGELLENSLFFGDLERFFNFRPKIATPSAPRPLPSIEGYEFTFEHVAFTYTGAPSPVFQNLSFELRAGEATALVGVNGAGKTTIVKLLTRLYEPERGRILLNGVDIREFPLEDYRAIFGVILQDFVRYHLTARENIQVAKVSAPPDLGRLEEAARQARADEVIKSLPLGWETMLGRQFDEQGQALSGGQWQRIALARASTGTPRS
- a CDS encoding ABC transporter ATP-binding protein, which codes for MAANSAGSGLYRDAPVLILDEPTAALDAKAEAELFQAYRELTRGKTSLLITHRLNTVRMADRILVLEGGQIVEDGSHHELIQKRGHYYELFTTQAATYGAEVNRP